Below is a genomic region from Rhododendron vialii isolate Sample 1 chromosome 5a, ASM3025357v1.
gcagcacggcacgacacagcacgattgtagtgggcccggggcacggcacgggcacggaagtgggcggCACAGCACGGACACGGCACAAAAGTTAGCATGGCACgccacggcacgacacggtcgtAAGACGGGCATGACACGGGCACGAGCACGAAAAATAGACagaaacggcacggcacgacacggttctagcaagGCATGGGCACGATCTGGCACGACATGTGCACGAAAGGgcacggaaaaaaaaattaaataagccaaatggcttcttattttttaattttaaaaaaattaaacaatttctattctgtaaaaaatatttgtttacccttttttaaagataaacaactaagatatttaattttttaaaaataataatttattaaaaaatcatgtttttaaaaaattattttttcacttttaaaaaactatcaaattttattcggtaaaaatatttgttttgtttttgttagtaaaattaaataggctttggacctttggtttgcaaatttaatattacaatacaagataacaagtaaaattaaaaaaatttatcaaaatatttatggtgcaagaataatttaatatgaaaggaaatgtgcaaaagtcatatattatttaccccaaatctaacaagaaataaaaaaaattgtcaaacaaaaaggaaaaaaatacataatagaaataagggaaaaaaaaaattatatatatatatacacacacacacatacatacacacaaattatcaagtgagggatccctcactttgttaaaatgcgggactttcattttccgatcaaattttgaaaatccgaaccgttcaatgtgtgcagaacgtgattttaagggtccccgcgagaaatcagcaaaaaaaatgactgggaagggcttcatccgagcagttttttttgaaccgttcaatgaaaactgctcggatgaagcccttcccggtcatcttttttgctgatttcttgcggggacccttaaaatcacgttctgatcactttgagcggctcggatcatcgaaattcaatcgggaaggggagtctcgcattttaaaaaaatgcgggatccctcaccggaacccgactgtatgtatgtatatatatatatatagatatatatatatatataataaaacagagttgtgtttgaatctaaaagacaaccaacgctccagatttatcccttccttcTACATAAATCTCCGCCCTCCATTCAAcattccttttaaattttactCCTACATGTTTCCTTAATATGGGATGTTTCCgaaatcaacggttgagattaACGTATAGTAAGGCTAGAAGTATATCTAGAAAGGATACTCCTACTTCCAAAAATCATAGCAAGATGTTTCCGAAATCACAACAAGAAGATTTATTATACTTCTACATCTGCGGCTACAAGTATGGTAACAAATActgtacgttttttttttcccgaaatcACGGgaagatttttccaaaatcacaGAAAGATACGTTCTTTTATCAAGAGCTGATATTAAAAGCCAGATTGAGCAACGGCTGAGATGGATTTGACCTCTCCAATTTTGGCGCTCATGAACACACGGCAGTTCCTCACACCCCcatgtcttctctctctctctctctctctctctctctctctctctctcctcccacgTCTTTCCCTCACTGGTTCCACCATGGAAACTACTCCTATTCTAGATAACCGATTCAAACCAGATCTCCTCAATCCCTCTTCTCGACAAGAAATCTCAACCCATGGCGTTTGGTGAATGAAAGGTCCGTTTCTGCCCTAAGCTGCAGTTCCAGCAACGATCAGCGGCGATAAGAACCGGTACCcctttctgtgtgtgtgtgtgttgtcgGTATTTTATCCATTTAGATGGCAAGAATCACAGCCCTCGGTTCTTTTATCTGTGTTTGTATTTAATGTGTTTGTGAAAATGCCTCATACAAGTGGAAAGGCTCTCTAGGTCGGTTATATATTACACACAATCTCGGCCTTTATATTACCCATGTTGCTCTCTATGTCTGGTTGGACAGTCAAGGAACAATGCAGTGCATAAGTTTGGGTTGGTTTGAAACCAGCTATTTCTGTAACCTTTCTTCTAAAATGTCGTATTTGGTGTTTCCAATCGTGTGTCTCTAATTAGTCGTGTTTTTTCACCTTCAATATAGTGATCTAGGCTGCAAGAAGGCTCTTTGGGATCTAAAGGtataattgttttttcttttttagttttaaacttctaatttttttagtttgcttttgttttaactttaaTGTCACCAACATCATTCTTTGTATGTTTGTctacaaatttgtttttttttcctgaattgCAGCTCCAATGGTGatattttttagggatgcagtATTGGGGATAATTTCATCAAAGCCATCTGCTGTGACAAACAGATCCGTGGCGGTTACATCCGTGGTGAAGGGGTAATCATTAATGTTTCCACCCTTTGGATAACTTTTTTGCTTCgaaaattttatctttattaGTTATGCTCCAAATTAAGCTGGGTTGGTTTACAGATATTTGTTAATCATGATGCCTTAATTGAAATTCTGTTGTCTTTTTGGTGCAATGTCACTACTTATAATGCTTGGTTGGCAACTTGAATCGAACATGTTTCTGTGACAAAGTGAGCCAATTGTCAACACTTATTTACAGATTTACTGTATTAAATTGCATTACATCGTGATGATCTATCTGTTCATTTTCAACTTCTTACCCTTATTTATCGCTTTTGTCCTCAGGTCTTCGAGGGGATCTATCTAGAGATTTAGATAAGTCTTTGATGCAAATTGCAAGGACTATAGGAAATGCAGTGTCACCGATAAAAGTTTACCTTGCATTTCCCCCcttaattcattttttcttaTCTATTTTTTGGTTTCTAAAAAATTATTGTTGTCTACTTTTTCACTAAACTCTGTGCGTTGATGAAGGTgatttttcccttcctttttctaGGTACGCACGTCATGCATAAAAGTAGTGCAAAGAAAATAGGAAGGTAAGAAATTTCTGGTTCTCTTCTTTTATTGCTTTctctaattttattttccttggGGTTTTCCTGCATTTTACGGATCTATTTCACTCGGTACCTCTTGAATTTGGTTTTTAAGCACCAAATGCAGATATTTCTATGTGGTTTTTGATGGTTAGATTTCTTCAATAGGTTTCTTAGGATGTTTTTTCATCAAACACTAGTAGGATGCGTTGTGCAATCTGTCATCTTGATGATCTAACAGTGAAGTGGGATCCTTTGAAGGCCATGACAGCCCTCAACCTTAGACACCTGATTTGGAAATCATTTTTGGATCTATTGTCAAATTGCTACAATTGAACTAGAACTCGAAAGAACTAGCATGGAAGTTAGAGTTGTATGAGTGGGTACTAAACTAATTAAACTAATGAGGCTTCTAATAGGCGATTGAAGTATGTATTtgtgttgaaacttgaaaccaTTTTGGCATCAACTGCGAACATAGTGTTTAATACAGAAAACtggatgtttgtgaaatttCTAAAAAGAATTGGAGTTTAACCTTACAAAGGCCTTGGATGCCGACAAACAGAGGAAAAGAGTGCAGAAGTCTAGCATTTATTCACGTGAACCCCAATTAACAAATGTTGGCAAAGAGGAAAAGAGTGCAGGAAGTCTAGAATTTCCTCATCGAAGTCCATGTTATTCTTGAATGGATGGACTTCTTTGATATttacttgagttttttttttttttttaaagttgtgagTCAGATTTACTGTATGGTCGCGTCGGATTGGTCGATGGTGATCAATACAAGTGCAATGTGGTTGGGTGCATTTGGTGTCGGTTGTGATCAATACCAGTGCAATCTTAAGTGCTTAAGTGCTGCTATTGTTATTCTAATTAGCAGGTTGGTGACTAGCTAGGAGTAACCACACAGGTCACGAATTCTTCATTACAAAAGTGCTTTACACTCGGAGTTTGGTGCTAGCATGGGGGCATTGATGCATTATGACCATGATTACTATTGTTTTTGGAGGCTTTTCTTTGGTCATGACGGTATTGTTGTCAATTGAATTAGTGGTTTGCTTTGCGATGATATTGATTTTTATATTCCTAAATGTGTGTGGCTTGGTGTATGACCTATATAGTTGTATATGTCTTCCAGTTCTTTGTTGATACAAATCTTGCTTATCCACAATGAAGGCTTTACTACTTATTATGAGGAATTTGTGTGAGACTGGTTGTTGGTCAGATTTTGATTTGCTAAATTATGATCAATATAGTTGCAATTCTGATCAAAATTCCACCCaaaacctttttattttcctgAAACGTGCTTCCTTTTTGATAATTCAGATGTTCGTGCCAATTTTCGCGCACCTTAACTAATCCTATGGGCTCCACCGCCCACTTGCACAGAGTTATAGAGAGTACTCGACACGTTTggttattttcttcaattttgttcacatttGGGTATTTTTCTTGGAAGATGGTATATTCAGGACTAAGCTTCCATGGGTTGGAAGCTCTAACTGGCTAACGATGTGCAGTGAAACTTTAAAAGGAAATGGAACAGGTTGCATTTGCATTTCTTCAACAAGTCTATGACAATTAGCTTGGTTCTACTCCAAGCTATAGCATTGCTGCATCTATTTGGCTGAGTAAATTAGAGTTAGTATTTTTTTACGCAAGGCGAGTTAGGTTAACATGGGTTGTCATAGTAGAGAAGGTCATTGGTTAGGACGGACAATTTGCTAGATAAAATGGTTTATGCTTTGTTGAATTTTACTCTAGAATCACGTTTGTTTAAAGGAAGATGCTtacttatttgtctttttttttagtgtGTGTGTTTCCAGGTAGTAGTTTAATGTACAAGTGGCAAGATTACTGAAATACAATTTCCTTACCTGTGTTTTTCGTTGAGTTGATGAATAACAATAATATgtgttttattttctaaaatgtgGTCGAGTTGTCATTTTTCTCCTTATCTTTGGTTGTTGGGCGAATTATATTGTACATGGGTGTGATATGAATCACTGCTTGATTGATTAGATAGTATTAAGCTTAGTTTCGCTACGGGGCTAAAAGAGAAAACTCGGCCTTAGCCCCGTAGGAAAACTCAGAGCCTTATATTCTTTCCGGAAAAGTCGGGTTCACTGGTAGAGGTGGTTAATAATAGAGAAGGGTAGTCATTTAGGTTGGGTTCATAATACGtagcgccgtgccttcaggcacgagcatacactaatatatatataagggttAGCTGGACAGCTTGGACTAGAACAATAGGACCATTTGTAATATgttgtttttttaattgttaaattttacttcattaagaccaagaatttttttttaattaggggttgtaatatgttatttttttaattgttaaatttttttggcgtgccatggtatatgaaaatgcagcgtccattgttatttttctcctttcattgtgaattgtcgtctcatttttctcttctgcAAGTTACAGAGTGATTATGATATTCTGAGACCGAGTGTAGACCTTTTGCCTAACATAATTCTTGTGCACTAGCAGGAGCGTAAAACGGTAAAAGCATTTTGAAGAAAACAcctcaaactattcaaatgtgcgacaataagaattgaaagcgCAACTGCAGATTGATTGAGCCCTTTACCAAACTCGCTTGTATACTAACGAAAAAGTTGTCTGAGATTTATTAAGTAGGAAGCTGGAAAAGTGAGGAAAAAGAGAGgacgttcaaagaaaaaaaagaaaaagaaggggcaaCCGAAGTTGAATAGCAACtttgctctctttctctctctcaaacacacacactcatcTCTTGTTTTTTATGAGGATGCAGTGAATACAAGGATCTCTCTATCCTTGCCCAATGTCGCTGAGTTTCCAATATGCCCAAATACCAAATGTATACAATGGTTGCATATCTGATGCAAGATTAGTTATGCCTTAAGTCAACCCACACACGTTAGGGCAGACTAAAACGACACGACTTAAAACGGCACGGCCCGGCCCGATCCGACACGATACGATacgattaagtaaatgggccggcacatcttgacacgattgaaaacggcacggcacgacacgacacgatttaagaacacgggccggcacgacacgacacgatttaagaaaacggacTGGCACGatacgacacgatttaagaaaatgggccggcacgacacgacacgatttcagaaacgggccggcacagcacgacacgattggcaaatggcacggcacagcacgacaTGATTTACACAAACGAGCCggcatggcacggcacgacacgacacgatttaagtaaataaagtaaacgggccggcacggtaCGACACGGCACGAAGCATGGTTAGCACGAAGTTAAACGGGCCGTGCCGGcaccatttgacacctctattcTTAAGGACTGTAATTTTCACACTATTCTCTTATTCTCATGCATTCTTTTTTCGTCAGTATTCACGTGAAATTGGTAATATTTGCTTTTACTTTCACTTTGTAAATACTAGGGGcaatttgataatttcacatGGATAAATacggaaaaaaaagaatggaaacTGGAAAGGGATACAAAGGGAATGTGAAATTATTTCACATTTTGTATTGTGAATTATGAGTTTCAAGTTATTATTAAAATTACAAAAGTATTTTGATGAttcttggggaaaaaaatattgcatCTGCTTGAAAGTTTGATATAAAATTGaatttcctattttattataatcattttgatctttcttcatACTATATTTGTTATGGATTTTTCggtgttaaaatatttaaaacgttttcaaaaatatactatGGATCCATAAAGTTTTAATTATCGAACATTTTAATTCTCAATTTTTATATACAAATTTAGATAAATATAAAACTTAATTCAAATTGtaagtaaaaaaattagttaatgggatttttttttttttttaaacttctgtTAAAGGGATTCTTCACAAGGGTTATACTTGTGCTGTTGTGCACTATGACAAGTGGGATCAACTAACCTCACCGCGAGTTGGAAATTGCCCCTAGGATAGCTCTAcgtattttggatattttgttaaatttttccAAGCGATGATAtactttatttggtttgaattttttcaagagCTTGTTATACCTTGCCCAATTACCTTACAAATATTACAATCTTTTTCCCTAATCAATTAACATAAGACCCCAGTCTCTCATGATTAATTGGAGTCTCGTTGTTTCGTTAATTTGCTCGTGTTTGAAACCACGATCTTATGAATCAAGTACGAGCTCCCTTATATACCAACTGGACTACCACTCATTGTAAGTACggaggcggggggctgctgtcccggTTTTTCGGGcccgctccggtctcgctccaatgatctgaaacgttcactttgtagagctcgtcgagtagaataactatgcaaaaaatcagcttaattggatatcattaagtgcctgatcggaatctttttatcttaaaaagaatggatccgaaacactggatcaaatccactgtaacccatggaccgagagttatatgggctccgatcaggtacttaatgatatccaattaagctaattttttgcatagttattctactcgacgagctctacaaagtgaacgtttcagatcattagagcgagaccggagcgggCCCGGAAAGCcgggacagcagcacgctgctgccccctTGGGGCAGCCCCCCCGCCTCCTTGTAAGTACAAAACCATCTCTCCCCCACTATTTTGAGGAAAGCAAAAGAACATCGTGATCATTATCCGGTAAAACCTAACTCATGGGCTCCAATTTGAAAGCTCTAAACCTGTATTAGTTTGTGGAAAATCATGCAGTTAGGACAAATATGATCGTAATTACATACACATGATTTCACAGTTTTCAACATATTTGTCTTAAATTAGAATAaattcgttaaaaaaaaaaaaaacacttgtttTTCATATTTCGTTAGCATAAATACAGTAAAAATATGTGAAATACCACTTTTGAATTAACGGATCATCTTAACTAGATTGGTCCAATCTTATGACTGGATGTTCGTCCAATTACGTTACAAAGTTGTATTAAAACTTGTTTAGAAAGTTGGGATGGGAAAGGGGAAAAAGTTCAATTGTTTTTTGAATATGGTAGTATGTGCTTTTCAGATCATTCTTCTTtatctctcctcctcctcctcctcttctcttctctctctctctcctctcctcttctctctctctcctctcctctcctcttctccTATCTCCTATAAAGAAGAACAACTTTTGCAATTCTTTCGCTAgccaatttttggtgaatttggACGATTTTGCCCTAAGTTGCCGGGATATTGTTCTTGGTGGGTTGGGTAGAGTGGTCATTTGACTTATTGGACTTTGTGGGCTACGTGGCGGGCTAGGGTGTAAACGTGAACCAAATCATTACGTCTCCCCCtcggacccggggaccctgccgagcggcacccctgccgagcgggtgccgagcggccaatccggccgttcatctcggaatcaacggcccgaatcgaaacatctttttccttttctttttctttttttttaaatccgttcggtacctttacatccgggccatccaaaacacttttggacggccgagatgcgctcggcaccgctgccaagcacctctgcttggcagcatctcccaatccctCCCCCTCTCCTCCTTAAAATATAGACGACGTGTATTTAGATTAGCCCACTTTGGAAGCTTTTTTGCGAAAATATTGCCACCACGTTATATAGTGTtaattattcatagattttttaaaatattattttatggggttcGGTAAAAAATCACTTTAAACatatatcggtaagtattatttctggATTCATAGAGGTGAAATTGGTTAGAGTAGCGTTCCACTAagagatttttgggtttttttttcttttttgtacttattcaaatttttttggggtttgctagttttgcgaggaacctttttacttttctgattcatctcgtCTAGACGaacagaaaagtaaaaaattatgacttttacccaaatattttttgaaatatatccaagataaagtctAAAAAATCGGCTTTTGAGCCTTTTAGGTAgacatcataattttttacttttctgattttttttgactAGACGAATCAGAAAATCACAAAAGTTAGgctcaaaactaataaacgcgaatttttttaaaataagaacaaaagcccaaaaattcccaaaatttaaaatatcacaaattgtGAGATACAAACgatttttttgagcatcacatGTGTCGAAAATagtctctcatttagaaatgtagggagtactttttagactctcgagatagatgattaatccaaaaaaattatgcaaatctaacaaaaatttaaaaaaatgagcaaaacacacaaaataaagaatttcaAGAACCCAGAATATCAGTTTGGCTGGacttttaaattaaaatgaGTCTGTGCCATGAAAGTACTCCTATGTGAGAAGACACGTGCTTGAGTGggagtttttttctttaggaTTTTGCAGAGTTAACGTCAAGACTTCCGTTTGGATCTTCCGTTTCTTTAGAGAGCAACAAAATGGGGGCTTGACATGGCAAGATCTAGAGCTTTAATTTTGGTAGAGTTGATCCCAACCATCAAATGGACCACACTGGACAGGAGCCGAACCCAGGGCCGGCCTAGAGATTCTTGGGGCCTAAGTCGAACTTGTAAAACAGGGccctatttttctttaaaaaaaatttaaaaaaacctcaaggaaaacaaaagaaggggaaaaaaagttaagaGCTGGTTGGGCTAAGAATTGAACCTTGAATCTGTTGGATTTCAAAACCCAAACTTACCAATTGGCTAGTTATCTCCTTTGGTTATTGGAAGCCACTGATTAAGTATATATTACGTACCTAGGTCTAGGGGCCCTAATTTTCCGCCAAATTTCAGGGGCTTAAGTCCGCCGCCTTATTCGGCTTAGCTCAGAGTCGGCAATGGCCGAACcccctccttttcttcttttggttcgagagagagagagacagagagtgtgtgtgtgtgtgtgtgtgttttgggcgAGCTCCACCGCCCTCGTAATtgcaagagcatctccaacagcctCGGTCTTCCCCCGCTTTCAAAGCTACTGTGTCGCCGTCGTCTTCAGTGGCTCCGGCAAAGGCAAAGCCCAGTTACTGCTGCTCCCACAAAGATCATCGTTGTCAACATATTTGTCTTAAATTAGAATAaattcgttaaaaaaaaaaaactcttgtttTTCATATTTCGTTGGCATAAATACAGTAAAATATGTGAAAAACCACTATTGAAATAACGGATCATCTTAACTAGATTGATCCAATCTTATGACTGGATGTTCCTCCAATTACGTTACAAAGTTGTATTAAAACTTGTTTAGAAAGTTGGGATGGGAAAGGggaaaaagttcatttttttttgaatatagtAGTATGTGCTTTTCAGATCattcttcttcatcttgttAAATTTGTCCACTAATTCTTGATCTAATCAAGATTCTAAATATGTACCGGCAAGAGTATCGATGTTCCTACTGGTATTGGTACCTTTTTCGGATCTTTTGCTATTAGTGGTATTTTCCTCACCAAAGAATTTATGTAGTATTACCATTACAactattaaaaagaaaaaataaattcagaaGCAGTCCGGTATTGATTGGTTctagaagagaaaaataaatctaAAAGTAGTCTGGTACTGTCTGGTATTGACTGATATTGTCCAATATTAACAGTACCAATAGGTATCGGCTGGTAACGTCGGGCACCGACTAGTATTTGAGCTGGAACGAAATTAGAGATGTAGGGTACCGAATTTGGTCAATACCAATACATATTGGCTAGTACGCAATGGGATTCAAAACCTTGATCTAAATACAGCCACAACATACATTTCTCCATAGATTTACCATCTACTATAATACCATTACATGCAGTGCTAATAACACACTGGTTCATTGCCAGGGGCGGATCTAGTAAAGGAACAGGTGGGTCAAGTGACCCACCTGAAGTTGTCGTaatgtagtaattttttttacaaaaaaaatataagtaacATGTATAAAATTTCCTGAAGTATAGCAAATGTGGTACTCTTGTACTAGTGGTAAGTTCTCGTGCCTCAAGGTAAGTGGTGTAGGTTCAAATCCTTCTAGTGTCATTcaggattgtttttttttttttttttttttaaattgtgctTAAATGctttaagaacaaaaaattcttcaaaactTCCAATTATAAGAGTTGAATCCTGCCCAACAAGGGCTTATGTAGTAATAGTACCACAAAGCCACAAATACCTATGCACCTATTACACAACTAAATATAAGatataataaaatataaatacaaaaacacaaataatccattaattttttcttaaaagttaTTCATTACTAAGTATTTTTACTCAAAACATGCTTGAAAGGTGACCCATCTGTATGAGAtttctggatccgccactgTTCATTGCCCTTCGTTCCTCCCTCGTGCATACTCAATAGCAAAGTTCATATGTACAGCAAATACACAATGTTACAACATTCCTTGCATACATACTAGTACTATTTTTACGCTTCCAGAAATGAAAACTCGATCCAACCTATACACCACCATCATTTCCAGAAGCGAGCCATATATCACGTACCGAAGATGCTACAAagccagggccggcccaagggttTGGGGTGCCCaaggccaataaaaaaaagtgtgtccTTAAAGAGTTAAtgcttaacaatttttacagcaacaatcacaatacgAAAAAGCCAAATcaatataaagttctactaatcattatatacgaacacaaaatacaaagtttcCAAATAGGTAAATACATATTATCTCAActaaatacatatttttaaatttaagcacCCCAACTAATGTCAACTAAATCAGCACAAATCTAAGCACCACCAGCCAAGGCTCTGCATAAGAAGAGAATACTTACCGATTTGAAGCCTCACAAGTCGCAAGCGAATGGGAGAGAGATACTCTAAGACTCCGCAATGTGTAGTGTATATACTGGTCCTGCATTTCAATTTCCAATAAGCTTAAACATAAATCAAGTGGAGAATAAAAAAATGCCCTAGTATGACTATCACTACTCAATTGAacttagaaataaaaaaaaagcctataaaattattaattaaagaAAGTCTCACTTCTCATAAGCAATATTAAAAGAGCCCTAACAAATTTTATGTGGTCCTGCGGTCCTGcctataaaattaaaaaaacctgAACTTTTGAAGAACTACGATTCATCGATGGTGAGAGGCTGAAGAATATACTGCTTAAATGCTTAAACTTATGTGGTCCTGCCGTCCTGATTTGGCGgtgtaaattttttcaaaagtcctaACAAATTTTAAAACCCCTAATCTCAACCAGTAAACAAACAACCCATTCCTGATTCCTCCTCCAAGGTATTCAGCATTTGGGcctccccttcttcttcgggcCTCCGGACTCCGGCACCCACTTCGTGTGCatatttaagagagagagagagagagaggtacctcCGTACCTGTAACCTGTTCGTTGTCGAAGCTGGCGATAGGTGGGACCGTGGGGGACGAAGTTGCTGCAGTGTTCGATTCTATGGTTTGGATTCTCCTTGTGATTCAACAATTTCAACTGGATGCCGATTTTGGTTTTCGAAATTTCGAATCGttcatctttcttcttttcttcattttttttttcttttgtgttggGGCAACAAAACGTAAATGTAAGAGGTGAGAAAGCTGAGGAGTGTTTTAATTTAATGGACCATTTGGATCAATTATTTGCAAAAATGCCACCATGTGCTTTTTTGGGCCTCATTTGATTTGTGTGGACTGCTAGCTGATTTAATTTAGAATGGgccatttttttccttcttttgagcCCAAAAAGACTTCTACTCAAGCCCAAATAGCAAAATTAGGAATGCCCCTAAAATTTGCCCATTTTGGGATGCCCAAAGCCCAAACCTCTTGAGCCTTGGGGTTGAGCCGGCCCTGTACAAAGCGTTACACATCCGTGCTCACAGTTTTGACACGGGAAAACCTGTGAAAAACAGAACTTAGGTGCAAAAAGACCCCTACATGTGGAATTGACAAATGTGGCAGAGTTATAATGCTGATATTACCTAAGGCTTTTGCATTGACACGGTTTGTATTTCAAGTAAGACTCATTTACACAAGTCTCATAGGAAGCTTGGTGTTGCCCAAGCAGCTATAGCAGATATGGCAAATGACTGTGGGATAGCTCCAAAGGCAACAATTGAGTTTATGGCTAGACAAGTTGGTGGGCGAGAGAATCTTGGGTTTATTCCCTCAAGATTATAAAAATTACTTGCGTTCTAAGTGAACTATGCAGATGAAGATAGGCGATACCGGCGGTGTTTTGGAGTATTTATAAAAGCTGATTTTAGAGCAACTCAAAGTACTCTATCTTTGTCCTATTCCGGTAGAAATGTTGAAGCATGCAGCATGTACACCCCAAA
It encodes:
- the LOC131327504 gene encoding uncharacterized protein LOC131327504, which translates into the protein MVAFLQIIDPNEKKNEEKKKDERFEISKTKIGIQLKLLNHKENPNHRIEHCSNFVPHGPTYRQLRQRTGYRTSIYTTHCGVLEYLSPIRLRLVRLQIGKYSLLMQSLGWWCLDLC